The sequence TCCTGGGCTCATTCCACTTTCTCCGGAATACCCCCTGATATACATGGTCACCTTGAACAATTGGACATTCTGACTCCGTTTCCTCACAGGGCTCTTTTCTTGTTTCCTGTAAATAGATAGCTTTATGTATGGCATTTAATTTCTTCATATAAGATCAAAGTTCCATTTGCAATTGCTCTAGAGTAGGTCCTGCGTAGGGACCTCTACAATATGGTACAGGCATGGGTCGACCAGTAAGCATTTCATGCAgtgttaaatgtgtttttctgttaGTCTGCATGCGATAACTCATTAGTGCAAGAGTTAACGCATCAATCCAGTTAAGTTTAGTTTAGTAAGTACTTTCACAtatttgtcacagtgtctgggttgtgttccctgggtatccactagatgttatccttccccacggtgtctgtcacttcattaaccacattcctcacgtctctgcctaaatcattgcacccagctgtcactggttATCAATCATCATACTCTgtcaattccccattagcgttcgtctctccctgtgtatttataccaggcctgtcttagtatgtgtcacggagtccttgttcaTTCATGTCCGTTATCTTGTCGTGCTCTTGCCTTGTGtccttgtttgtttatgttttgtttggtatcgacccctgcctggactgtttattctcttTGGTTTGCCCCTTAAATAAAGACGTACTCTCATTTGGATCTCTCCCTGTGTCTCGTCGTATCACCGGTCGTGACAATATTTTGTTTCGTTTGGCCTTGAGGGTTCTATTAAATCTCTCTACAATCCCTTGTGATTGTGGATGGTACACACCCTAGTCTCTGCTTTATTCTCAAATGTTGAAATacttgttttacagttttttttttttttttgtgtgtgaatgttgATCCATTATCTGAACTGATTTCTCATGGTATTCTGTATCTTGGAATTACTTCTCTTATTAGAAATGTAATTACTGCTCCTGCTCCATGATCTGCTGATGATACTGCCTCCACCCATCTGTTTAATCTGTCAATGATAACAAGCATGTACCTTTTGCCTTGTACTCGGTTTATCATATCCACATAATGCATTCCTTCTGGTAACTGGTATATGGCCTATTGGTGTTGTTATTCCTTTTCTCACATTGTTTTTGGCACAAACTCCATGTGTGGCAAGAAAATCATCTACCATTGCACGTAAATGAGGAGAACAATATCCTTGCTGTTTACTTTTCCTTATCACTTCTGAAATGAGAATATTCAAAAGTGAAGTTGGTGCAACAATTTGTCATGCAGGTTTACACCAAATCTCTTGGCTGTCTTTTTTGACCCCCCTTTGGAGCCACGGTTAGTTCTCATAGGGGCCTGCTTTTGTTGAATTTGAATTATATCATCTAAAATTCTACAGGTGCTAATTCTGCTACCTGACACCCTGAGTCTTTTTTTTAGCTTCAAAATCCACTGCATTGTTccctttaatgacaaaataatttcctttttttatgaaCCTGACTCTTGATTATCGCTAGTTGTTTAGGTAGCATCATAGCAGAAATTATTTGACCTATTTGTTCAGCATGTTGTATGGGAGTCCCGTCACTtttttgaaacctctttgtttcCATTTAAACTTTCAAATATGTATGAAAAATCTACAATGCAAAAATATCAACACAGTCTTTACTGAAACTTTTTTTCTAAGTGCATTCACTCCTTCTGTGTTCTGCCAGGTCACACTTAAGTGATGGTACAGGAACGGTCCACAGCTTTAACAGACCCAATATGGAATTTATTTTCTCAGACATGCAGGCGAATACAAAGGATTACAATAGTAGAATAATGTAACACGTAAATGGCTATATTCCTATTGATTATActtgaataatttatattttgcttAATAAACTCTACCACACTGTCAAACACGTTAAAATAGTTACTCAATAAAAATGGCCTAAAACTGAATTTGTGAAATTTGCACAGAAGTAACTGCTCATTTCTAATGATTGCAATAGTCAATAGTTTTAGCTACTGTTAAAGATATCGCGCCACAACTAAAACGAAGCTTACCTTCTGGAGTTCAAGAGCAACAGGAGTTTAGATCAGCACATTTCTGCAGATATCAGTTGTTGTTATCCAGTGGAAAAGATCAGTCAAACATGATGGGGCTTGATGGAGGTTTCCATGATCTCACTTAGTATTATTAGCCAAAGCTCAAGCCGTTGGAAGAATAGTTTTAAAAAGCCTGTTACTCTCCGCCCTGCTATCATGACAGGCAGCTGTGATTACTGCATCTCTCACAGGAGACTATAGTAAGGCTGGTGGACAGGGCGCAAGATGGCGCAGATTGAAGAAGTGCTTTAATTAGCTCAGCTTGgccaacttttattttgactacCTGTCATTCAAGCTCAGGTTTTGACAGCTCAAAGACTATTTTACACAACAGATTAAAAATGTCAAGATGACACTAAAAACAGCACAGAATCAGTGAAAATAAGTTGAATAGAAATCTATTTATATTAATGTCTCATATCATGTAGCCTGACCTGATAGTTCAGAAGCTGAGATAGTCCAGTTAGTTATTCTTTCATCACTTCAGATAAGATGGTCCTTAATTACATGTATATCGTTATTGTCAACTGATCCGTGGATCGATTCTACAATTTTTTTCGAATGCACCATGATTCTCTTGAATCGATTCTGAGAGTAGCTTTTACCAGCAGATGGCACTGCGTTCTTGAGAAACCGCTGTACTCTGCCTGCTTCCAGTTACTTACGCACACACACCACTTAaacctaaaataataattcataaagttCAAAAAGATTGAAGTGAATTACAAGACTCTCAACAGTGGGATGTGTTTACAGTAAACTCATGTCATAAAAGCATGTGTTTACAttttatcaagtcaagtcacgtttatttatatagcgctttaaacaaaatacattgcgtcaacaGTGTAAACGGTCACAAAGTCACCGTGACAGAATGGAGTGACAGaatggtgacagaatggagaaaaaaaccttgggagaaaccaggctcagttggggggccttTATCATGTGGATATCAAGATTTATACATTTGACTTAAAAGTTCACAGACTTCAAAAATCAAGCAGTATactgaaaattatgttatttccTGTCACATCCATAATGCACGactattttcctttttttggggtggcttaaatatattatagaaaaacatattttgccTGTCAGTTCTCCAGATTGGGTGCTCTGAGAATATGCATTGCCAATTTAAATATTGTAAGAAGTTTATTTTTACTGACACACTTTAGCTGTCATTATGATTTCAAATGTCACATCTAGGCGATGTAACCTCAAATTATATGGAGTACATGAAACCGAGGCAGAGGACGTCCAGAGGGAAGTCATACAGATCTGCCAATCATTGTTACCGGAGGAGAAATCTAGGCTTGTAGAGGCAGTACATCGCCTGGGTCCCAAGAGGAAAAAGCAGAGTGATTATCATGAAGTTCATCTCTCGTGCACTTTGTGATGCAGTTCGGaaagcagccaaaaaaaaaaaaaaaatcataatttttgcaAGTGAACAAGCTTCGATTCACTGAAGACCCATGTAAAACTGATCGTAAAAAGAGACAGTTGTTATGGCCCGTGATTGATAGCGAATGCAAATGTGGTAAGAAAGCATAATTTGTGTGTGGCcaagatttttttattgaaaggaGGACTCCTTTGGACGGTCAACTAACAAAATGGTATGAAGCCATGTTTGTTGTGAAATTTGCTTCTTGTAAGTATTGATTTTCGGGTCTTtctgtattatgtattatttttcacagtttattttagtttgttggctAAGTAGCCTTAAATATTGTTCAGCTGACTGAAGCCGCTTTTGTTCTAGGTTGGTTGTTGACGTGTCGTtatcttttgtttctttaaatgccAGGGGGTTGAGATGCAGTATTAAACACAAGGtgctatttttgtttattaaaaccataaaatccgttgttttttcttcttcttccaggAATCACATTTTACCTTCAGGTTGTAAATTTTTACTGATCACAATGGGGCAATAACCTTTGGGCTTCACATGTTTCAGAACATTCATTGGGTTTTtgtatctttcaaaataaatgttctggTTCTTACACAGTGATTATGATCCTATGGGACATTATCTTCTCTTAGTGATTAAATTTAACTCCGTGTTCCAAGATTATTTTGCTTAACTTTTATGGTTATAATTCAAATTTTCACATTTTGAGTGAGAGCAAGGTTGCATCATGTTACCTTGTAAAATGCATTGTTACAGTTTTCATGTGTCAAACACAACTttgaaaaaagctttttatttttttggatttatttttggTCATATGACAGAGGTCTGATATTCTATTCatcatatttctgttttgcataaaactgaagaatattcGGTACATCATACTGTATTCAAAAATGAAACTGATATTGACTTTTGCATGGATTTTATTGGAAAGAGCTTAGGCTTATCTAACCAGTCATTTCACAGTGAAATGTCTGTGAAAAGCTGAGGTACTGTAGTAGTTTTGTGCACGCGTCAACATCAGGGCAAAGTACAACAAAAAATTACCTCACGTGGCAAAGACTTAAAGTAAAGCATAAATGCAAGTAACTAACGTAAGGTccaaacatggactaaacatgagataacatGTATGTGTTCTCAGAAtgaactcaccccataagaattCTTACAGATCACGTTGCCTCCAATGAAATAAGGAACcatctccgaagtttgcactgtgcgtctgtttgacTCCAAATGTCCAGTAATTCGCATGTCCTGCCCCTCTTTTTCCGCAGGTGCAGCTAAAGAATCCAGCCTTATGTTGTACATAATGTCTGGAGAAAGCCTCTTTCTACTTTTCTCCTCATGTAGCAAATAGCCagtaagtagccacgcttcccttgGAGGGCGgaggcaataacaaaagaaacaacagTCGGCTTATCTAGTATGGAAATCAACAGACAATGACACGCCACTACCGCGCGCTCTAGTTTCTCTGAAAAACAAAccgatttcaacctcaaaatgtatgcttttaaatataccaatactgctagtCTCATAATCTAATCACTAATCTATCTCACTAATCTATCTCAAACATGAAGAGGCTTCTTcgtgatctcaactaacagattctgcaaaaaaacgtaaaacgcttctttctcattttgcttgaaagttgtgctgccgacttgtgtcactggtttccgtgtcACATATATACAAATGCGAACAATCtcttatctgatcaaaaatacagtaaaatcagtaacattgtgaattattaatacaatttacaataactgttctctttttttaataacctctaatggcaaagttgaattttggCATTACCTTtctgatctttcagaaatcatagtaataaactgatttgctgctctaaaatctctctatccctctctctatttattttttattatttattttttaataatgtacaaTCAGCTCACTGATTAGCATGCATAGTCACTGAAGCATGTCAATGCTTGCATCATAACATTAAGTACTGATATGAACACCATCAAGTGCTCAGTATCATAAAAAATCAACGCCTTGATGATCCTGGTCATTCTCCAGCCTCCGCATCCGTCAGATCATTAGATCCAGCAGCTGAAAATATAGAAATGAattcaaaattaatatataaaaaaaattatacagtatttgatttaatttttaaattctcAATAATAATTTCCAGTGACTTCTTGTGAACTGTGATTGTTGTTACTTTGACACTCACCTTGATGGGTCACCAGGGTCAGTTTAGAGTAAACAGTGTCAGAACTTTCACTGGTTTTCACTAAAAGACTTGTAGATTTGAGCTCAGTCTCAGTATAGATGTGTTCTATAGGTTGATTTACACTGTCTACAATGAATAATAGACAAAGTAATAATTAGTTTAACTTTATTTCCTCtgcaaatatcacaaaaaaacatgacacaaaataataataataataataataataataataaaagcacttTCTTTAGAAAACAACTGCTGATTcagaaaaatattgaaattttattatgacaaaataatTTCGATGACATCATTAGTTATGATGTAATAATCACCTGTAATTTTGATGTCTTTGTTAATCGTTTCATCAAGAGACTcataaatataaactaataaatatgaGAAACTGCaataaattcattcattaaatttgagtagtatattttgaaaattatatgaaatcagttccacagaaaaaaatattgtgttcaGGTTGGCTTAACAATATGAAGCACTTAATGTTTTGTAATGctatttttgataataaaataacatccAGCTGAAAATGTCAGTTAAACAAATCTCATGTTGAACTTAAGTTTTTAAGTTGTGAGATCAGTCCTGTTAGTTAAATGTTATACCTGAGTTTCTTTCATCTCAGCTTGTAAATATTATGGGtgtttatttatgattaataCTGTAGGTAAAGACTGACCAGACAGCAGTGTGTTGTTTCCCGGGTCACTCTGGTTCTGCTCTGATGTCTGACTGCTGTTCTGCTGTTGAACGACACTAGAGGGAGACTGAGATCTTACACCTAGACAAACATAATgattatgtaaacattttaaaactgacTTTTAATCTCCTTGCATACATGTGTGAGAATGATAGTGTttagtcaaatgtttttatttatgacaTTATGGATTTGTTCAGAAACAGCTGCTTCACTGCTGACTTCATAGACTCCATCTTACTGTAACTCAAAAAGAACAAAAGTAGTAACTAATTTGGAGCACTTTACATATGCAGTAACTATGTGTATCATACAAATATTATGGACAAGAGGACATTTTAGCCTAATCTCCAGCCTTTTCAGCCTGAGAAAGTAGAAATAACTACACAGAAAGCTTATTTCTGTGCAAACTAGCCAACAGCTTTACCATGTTTGGAGGCCAGTTAAGccaaagtgaaaagtgaaagtcgtgaaatttgccaagtatggtaacccatactcggaattaaTCCATCCAAGTGCACAAATACCAGGAGTGAGTAGGgaacgcacgcgcacacacacacacacaacacacacacacacaacacacaacacacaaccggagcagtgggcaactatATATCGAGTGCACGGGAGCAACtggggattcagtgccttgctcaagggcacttcagtcatgggcaTTGAGAgtggagagagtgctgtacattaaTTCCCCCCACCTACAATGTCTGCTGGAAcggagactcaaacctgcaaccttcagaTTCCGATTCTTTAACCATTAGGCAACACCTACCCCCAAACAGATGACCAGATCAGACTGATGCAGGACAGCAGCTCACAAGATTTAGGATCAGAGTTAGTGTCTAccaaaatgtcatgaattttaATGACAGATGAAGAACCTTTGTTTCTGTAGCGCCACAGAAGGACCAAGACAATGATCACAATTGAGATGGTCAGTCCTGCAGTCACTCCAATTATCACAAGACTGAACCCTTCAGATCTTGATGTTCTGGAGGAAGCTGAGACAAATACATTTCACATTCAGATTAGTGCTGTAAATTACATAGGCACATTTTAATAGTGTTTTAGTTCTCAATCTCACCTCTGACTGAGATCCAGCTCTTGGGTGACTCTCCTCTCTCTGAGTGTTTGCAGTAGTAGAAACCCTCATGTGACTTTGAGACATTAGTGAGGATCATCTCTGTAGTTTGATTCTGGATGAGTGATCCATCTTTATAGAAATCAGCTCTGAGGTTTGTTGGAGTTGAATGTTGATATAAACAGTGTAGAGTCAGAGTATCTCCTTCAATCACAGGATGAACAGgactctccagaatcacaccagctACACAAACAGAGGAAACACAAGCTGacagtaaatattatattaataatgtggtgacataataattatataaaatatatattttcagaaataaatagatttttagtGCCACTTGCCCGctgagattttttatttatcactgATGTGTCCTGCACTTGTTTAATCGGCCTGCTTTATGTATTAATTGTAAACTACCAGTGAAACAAATTCACAAAGACTCACAGtgtacagtgatattaacagggTGATATTTCTCTTCAGATTCAGACTGACACCAGTACACTCCAGTGTCTGATGTGATGGTGGAGCTGATTGTACATGTAGATCCTGTTTGTGATCCCCACACTGGTGATGAACAATCTTCCAGCTGTCCACTATCAGTGTATCTTCTCACTCTCCATCTATCAGAGTTACTCTGGTCCTCACaactcagagagaaagagacaaatgtGAAGTGTTGAGTTCTGCTGGGACTGATGATCAGAGAGTCTCGAggagaaacacctgagaagacaattaCAGCTACAGCttaagaaatgtttcaaaatacatttatattaaagtgGTCAGAGCAcatattgttttaattagatatatttatttattgtccctCAGATCCTTAATAATTTTTGTTTCACAAATAATatagatttaataaataatatagagGTTTTTTTCCTTTATCGGCAGCCATTCACATGTAGTTGTGAATTatgac comes from Carassius auratus strain Wakin chromosome 3, ASM336829v1, whole genome shotgun sequence and encodes:
- the LOC113054434 gene encoding Fc receptor-like protein 5, which encodes MSTEKPKAKVSIKPDHHVFRGEIVTLRCDIDGEGVTSWQYSWYKDYSNSVFSELQEHTFSPVTESDTGKYSCYGAERGGPRTSNISDEVTLTVSDTVLSVSPQNWLTEGDPVTLICQVYGSSTNWTFSWYSVSSDFKNRYQLLSDSSRGAGGNYTVSSAALKHTGVYVCRAESREPAYYTTYSNTQPVWVTGVSPRDSLIISPSRTQHFTFVSFSLSCEDQSNSDRWRVRRYTDSGQLEDCSSPVWGSQTGSTCTISSTITSDTGVYWCQSESEEKYHPVNITVHSGVILESPVHPVIEGDTLTLHCLYQHSTPTNLRADFYKDGSLIQNQTTEMILTNVSKSHEGFYYCKHSERGESPKSWISVRASSRTSRSEGFSLVIIGVTAGLTISIVIIVLVLLWRYRNKGVRSQSPSSVVQQQNSSQTSEQNQSDPGNNTLLSDSVNQPIEHIYTETELKSTSLLVKTSESSDTVYSKLTLVTHQAAGSNDLTDAEAGE